From a single Callithrix jacchus isolate 240 chromosome 5, calJac240_pri, whole genome shotgun sequence genomic region:
- the TMEM94 gene encoding transmembrane protein 94 isoform X31, translated as MALSRPVTALDNERFTVQSVMLHYAVPVVLAGFLITNALRFIFSAPGLTSWQYTLLQLQVNGVLPILPLLFPVLWVLATACGEARVLAQMSKASPSSLLAKFSEDTLSSYTEAVSSQEMLRCIWGHFLRVLRGTSPTLSHSSSLLHSLGSVTVLCCVDKQGILSWPNPSPETVLFFSGKVEPPHSSHEDLTDGLSTRSFCHPEPHERDALLAGSLNNTLHLSNEQERGDWPGETPKPSEPYSYHKVHSRSKHPSGSNVSFSRDTEGGEEEPSKTQPGMEGDPYEAEDFVCDYHLEMLSLSQDQQNPSCIQFDDSNWQLHLTSLKPLGLNVLLNLCNASVTERLCRFSDHLCNIALQESHSAVLPVHVPWGLCELARLIGFTPGAKELFKQENHLALYRLPSAETVKETSLGRLSCVTKRRPPLSHMISLFIKDTTTSTEQMLSHGTADVVLEACTDFWDGADIYPLSGSDRKKVLDFYQRACLSGYCSAFAYKPMNCALSSQLNGKCIELVQVPGQSSIFTTCELPSTIPIKQNARRSSWSSDEGIGEVLEKEDCMQALSGQIFMGMVSSQYQARLDIVRLIDGLVNACIRFVYFSLEDELKSKVFAEKMGLETGWNCHISLTPTGDMPGSEIPPSSPSHAGSLHDDLNQVSRDDAEGLLLMEEEGHSDLISFQPTDSDIPSFLEDSNRAKLPRGIHQVRPHLQNIDNVPLLVPLFTDCTPETMCEMIKIMQEYGEVTCCLGSSANLRNSCLFLQSDISIALDPLYPSRCSWETFGYATSTSMAQASDGLSPLQLSGQLNSLPCSLTFRQEETISIIRLIEQARHATYGIRKCFLFLLQCQLTLVVIQFLSCLVQLPPLLSTTDILWLSCFCYPLLSISLLGKPPHSSIMSMATGKNLQSIPKKTQHYFLLCFLLKFSLTISSCLICFGFTLQSFCDSSRAHNLTNCSSIMLPSNNDRAPSWFEDFANGLLSAQKLTAALIVLHTVFISITHVHRTKPLWRKSPLTNLWWAVTVPVVLLGQVVQTAVDLQLWTHRDSHVHFGLEDVPLLTWLLGCLSLVLVVVTNEVVKLHEIRVRVRYQKRQKLQFETKLGMNSPF; from the exons GCTGGCTTCCTCATCACCAATGCCCTGCGCTTCATCTTCAGTGCCCCGGGGCTCACTTCCTGGCAGTACACCCTCCTCCAGCTCCAG GTGAATGGTGTCCTGCCCATCCTCCCCCTGCTCTTTCCAGTCCTCTGGGTTCTGGCAACTGCCTGTGGAGAGGCCCGTGTCCTGGCCCAGATGAGCAAGGCCTCGCCCAGCTCCCTG CTGGCTAAGTTCTCAGAGGACACTCTCAGCAGCTATACGGAGGCCGTCTCCTCTCAG GAAATGCTGCGCTGCATTTGGGGCCACTTCCTGAGGGTGCTCCGGGGAACGTCACCCACTCTGAGCCACAGTTCCAGCCTGCTGCACAGCCTAGGCTCTGTCACG GTCCTGTGCTGTGTGGACAAACAGGGGATCCTGTCATGGCCAAATCCCAGCCCAGAGACTGTGCTATTCTTTAGTGGGAAGGTGGAGCCCCCTCACAGCAGCCACGAGGACCTCACGGATGGCCTGTCCACCCGTTCCTTCTGCCATCCCGAG CCCCATGAACGAGACGCCCTCCTGGCTGGCTCCCTGAACAACACCCTGCACCTTTCCAATGAGCAGGAGCGCGGTGACTGGCCTGGGGAGACTCCCAAGCCCTCTGAGCCCTATTCTTACCACAAAGTGCACAGCCGCAGCAAACACCCATCCGGCTCCAACGTGAGCTTCAGCAGGGACACCGAGGGTGGTGAAGAAGAGCCCAGCAAG ACCCAGCCTGGGATGGAGGGCGACCCCTATGAAGCAGAGGACTTTGTGTGCGACTACCACCTGGAAATGCTGAGCCTGTCCCAGGACCAGCAGAACCCTTCCTGCATTCAGTTTGATGACTCCAACTGGCAGCTGCACCTCACGTCCCTCAAACCCCTCGGCCTCAATGTGCTGCTGAACCTGTGTAACGCCAGCGTCACCGAGCGACTGTGCCGGTTCTCCGACCACCTGTGCAACATCGCCCTGCAAGAGAGCCACAGTGCTGTGCTGCCCGTGCATGTGCCCTGGGGCCTCTGCGAGCTCGCCCGCCTCATTG GCTTCACTCCTGGGGCCAAGGAACTCTTCAAGCAGGAAAACCACTTGGCACTGTACCGCCTCCCCAGTGCCGAGACAGTGAAGGAGACCTCGCTGGGGCGGCTCTCCTGTGTTACCAAGCGGCGCCCTCCCCTCAGCCACATGATCAGCCTCTTCATTAAAGACACCACCACCA GCACAGAACAGATGCTGTCCCATGGCACTGCTGACGTGGTCTTGGAGGCCTGCACAGACTTCTGGGATGGAGCTGACATCTATCCTCTCTCGGGATCAGACAG AAAGAAAGTGCTGGATTTCTACCAGCGAGCCTGCCTGTCTGGGTATTGCTCCGCCTTCGCCTACAAGCCCATGAACTGTGCCCTGTCCTCTCAGCTCAATGGCAAGTGCATTGAGCTGGTACAGGTGCCCGGCCAGAGCAGCATCTTCACTACGTGCGAGCTGCCCAGCACCATCCCCATCAAGCAGAATGCACGCCGAAGCAGCTGGAGCTCTGATG AAGGGATCGGGGAGGTGCTGGAGAAGGAAGACTGCATGCAGGCCCTCAGCGGCCAGATCTTCATGGGCATGGTGTCCTCCCAGTACCAGGCCCGGCTGGACATCGTGCGCCTCATTGATGGGCTGGTCAATGCCTGCATCCGCTTTGTCTACTTCTCTTTGGAGGATGAGCTGAAAAGCAAG GTGTTTGCAGAAAAAATGGGCCTGGAGACAGGCTGGAACTGCCACATCTCCCTCACGCCCACTGGTGACATGCCTGGCTCTGAGATCCCCCCTTCTAGCCCCAGCCATGCAGGCTCCCTGCATGATGACCTGAATCAGG TGTCTCGAGATGATGCAGAAGGTCTCCTCCTCATGGAGGAGGAGGGCCACTCGGACCTCATCAGCTTCCAGCCTACGGACAGCGACATCCCCAGCTTCCTGGAGGACTCCAACCGG GCCAAGCTACCCCGGGGTATCCACCAAGTGCGGCCCCACCTGCAGAACATTGACAACGTGCCCCTGCTAGTGCCCCTCTTCACCGACTGCACCCCGGAGA CCATGTGTGAGATGATAAAGATCATGCAAGAGTACGGGGAGGTGACCTGTTGCCTGGGCAGCTCTGCCAACCTGCGGAATAGCTGCCTCTTCCTCCAGAGCGACATCAG CATTGCCCTGGATCCTCTGTACCCATCCCGTTGCTCCTGGGAGACCTTCGGCTACGCCACCAGCACCAGCATGGCCCAGGCCTCGGATGGCCTTTCTCCCCTGCAGCTGTCGGGGCAGCTCAATAGCCTGCCCTGCTCCCTGACCTTTCGCCAGGAGGAGACTATTAGCATCATCCGGCTCATTGAACAG GCTCGGCACGCCACCTATGGCATCCGTAAGTGCTTCCTCTTCTTGCTGCAGTGCCAGCTGACTCTCGTGGTTATCCAG TTCCTTTCTTGCTTGGTCCAGCTGCCACCACTCCTGAGTACTACTGACATCCTGTGGCTGTCCTGCTTTTGCTACCCTCTGCTCAG CATCTCACTGCTGGGGAAGCCCCCCCATAGCTCCATCATGTCTATGGCAACAGGGAAAAACCTTCAGTCCATTCCTAAGAAG ACTCAGCACTACTTCCTGCTCTGCTTCCTACTCAAGTTCAGCCTCACCATCAGCTCATGCCTCATCTGTTTTGGCTTCACGCTGCAGAGCTTCTGTGACAGCTCCCGGGCCCACAACCTTACCAACTGCTCATCCATCATGCTGCCCAG CAACAACGACAGGGCTCCATCCTGGTTTGAGGACTTTGCCAACGGACTGCTGTCGGCTCAGAAGCTCACGGCCGCCCTGATTGTCCTGCACACTG TCTTCATTTCTATCACCCACGTGCATCGCACCAAGCCCCTGTGGAGAAAGAGCCCCTTGACCAACCTCTGGTGGGCCGTGACAGTGCCTGTGGT GCTGCTGGGTCAGGTGGTCCAGACAGCTGTGGACCTGCAGCTGTGGACACACAGGGACAGCCATGTCCACTTTGGCCTGGAGGATGTGCCCCTGCTGACATGGCTCCTGGGCTGCCTGTCCCTGGTCCTTGTGGTGGTCACCAATGAGGTCGTGAAGCTACATGAGATTCG GGTCCGAGTCCGCTACCAGAAGCGACAGAAGCTGCAGTTTGAAACTAAGCTGGGCATGAACTCTCCCTTCTGA
- the TMEM94 gene encoding transmembrane protein 94 isoform X30, which yields MALSRPVTALDNERFTVQSVMLHYAVPVVLAGFLITNALRFIFSAPGLTSWQYTLLQLQVNGVLPILPLLFPVLWVLATACGEARVLAQMSKASPSSLLAKFSEDTLSSYTEAVSSQEMLRCIWGHFLRVLRGTSPTLSHSSSLLHSLGSVTVLCCVDKQGILSWPNPSPETVLFFSGKVEPPHSSHEDLTDGLSTRSFCHPEVEEEPHERDALLAGSLNNTLHLSNEQERGDWPGETPKPSEPYSYHKVHSRSKHPSGSNVSFSRDTEGGEEEPSKTQPGMEGDPYEAEDFVCDYHLEMLSLSQDQQNPSCIQFDDSNWQLHLTSLKPLGLNVLLNLCNASVTERLCRFSDHLCNIALQESHSAVLPVHVPWGLCELARLIGFTPGAKELFKQENHLALYRLPSAETVKETSLGRLSCVTKRRPPLSHMISLFIKDTTTSTEQMLSHGTADVVLEACTDFWDGADIYPLSGSDRKKVLDFYQRACLSGYCSAFAYKPMNCALSSQLNGKCIELVQVPGQSSIFTTCELPSTIPIKQNARRSSWSSDGIGEVLEKEDCMQALSGQIFMGMVSSQYQARLDIVRLIDGLVNACIRFVYFSLEDELKSKVFAEKMGLETGWNCHISLTPTGDMPGSEIPPSSPSHAGSLHDDLNQVSRDDAEGLLLMEEEGHSDLISFQPTDSDIPSFLEDSNRAKLPRGIHQVRPHLQNIDNVPLLVPLFTDCTPETMCEMIKIMQEYGEVTCCLGSSANLRNSCLFLQSDISIALDPLYPSRCSWETFGYATSTSMAQASDGLSPLQLSGQLNSLPCSLTFRQEETISIIRLIEQARHATYGIRKCFLFLLQCQLTLVVIQFLSCLVQLPPLLSTTDILWLSCFCYPLLSISLLGKPPHSSIMSMATGKNLQSIPKKTQHYFLLCFLLKFSLTISSCLICFGFTLQSFCDSSRAHNLTNCSSIMLPSNNDRAPSWFEDFANGLLSAQKLTAALIVLHTVFISITHVHRTKPLWRKSPLTNLWWAVTVPVVLLGQVVQTAVDLQLWTHRDSHVHFGLEDVPLLTWLLGCLSLVLVVVTNEVVKLHEIRVRVRYQKRQKLQFETKLGMNSPF from the exons GCTGGCTTCCTCATCACCAATGCCCTGCGCTTCATCTTCAGTGCCCCGGGGCTCACTTCCTGGCAGTACACCCTCCTCCAGCTCCAG GTGAATGGTGTCCTGCCCATCCTCCCCCTGCTCTTTCCAGTCCTCTGGGTTCTGGCAACTGCCTGTGGAGAGGCCCGTGTCCTGGCCCAGATGAGCAAGGCCTCGCCCAGCTCCCTG CTGGCTAAGTTCTCAGAGGACACTCTCAGCAGCTATACGGAGGCCGTCTCCTCTCAG GAAATGCTGCGCTGCATTTGGGGCCACTTCCTGAGGGTGCTCCGGGGAACGTCACCCACTCTGAGCCACAGTTCCAGCCTGCTGCACAGCCTAGGCTCTGTCACG GTCCTGTGCTGTGTGGACAAACAGGGGATCCTGTCATGGCCAAATCCCAGCCCAGAGACTGTGCTATTCTTTAGTGGGAAGGTGGAGCCCCCTCACAGCAGCCACGAGGACCTCACGGATGGCCTGTCCACCCGTTCCTTCTGCCATCCCGAGGTAGAGGAGGAG CCCCATGAACGAGACGCCCTCCTGGCTGGCTCCCTGAACAACACCCTGCACCTTTCCAATGAGCAGGAGCGCGGTGACTGGCCTGGGGAGACTCCCAAGCCCTCTGAGCCCTATTCTTACCACAAAGTGCACAGCCGCAGCAAACACCCATCCGGCTCCAACGTGAGCTTCAGCAGGGACACCGAGGGTGGTGAAGAAGAGCCCAGCAAG ACCCAGCCTGGGATGGAGGGCGACCCCTATGAAGCAGAGGACTTTGTGTGCGACTACCACCTGGAAATGCTGAGCCTGTCCCAGGACCAGCAGAACCCTTCCTGCATTCAGTTTGATGACTCCAACTGGCAGCTGCACCTCACGTCCCTCAAACCCCTCGGCCTCAATGTGCTGCTGAACCTGTGTAACGCCAGCGTCACCGAGCGACTGTGCCGGTTCTCCGACCACCTGTGCAACATCGCCCTGCAAGAGAGCCACAGTGCTGTGCTGCCCGTGCATGTGCCCTGGGGCCTCTGCGAGCTCGCCCGCCTCATTG GCTTCACTCCTGGGGCCAAGGAACTCTTCAAGCAGGAAAACCACTTGGCACTGTACCGCCTCCCCAGTGCCGAGACAGTGAAGGAGACCTCGCTGGGGCGGCTCTCCTGTGTTACCAAGCGGCGCCCTCCCCTCAGCCACATGATCAGCCTCTTCATTAAAGACACCACCACCA GCACAGAACAGATGCTGTCCCATGGCACTGCTGACGTGGTCTTGGAGGCCTGCACAGACTTCTGGGATGGAGCTGACATCTATCCTCTCTCGGGATCAGACAG AAAGAAAGTGCTGGATTTCTACCAGCGAGCCTGCCTGTCTGGGTATTGCTCCGCCTTCGCCTACAAGCCCATGAACTGTGCCCTGTCCTCTCAGCTCAATGGCAAGTGCATTGAGCTGGTACAGGTGCCCGGCCAGAGCAGCATCTTCACTACGTGCGAGCTGCCCAGCACCATCCCCATCAAGCAGAATGCACGCCGAAGCAGCTGGAGCTCTGATG GGATCGGGGAGGTGCTGGAGAAGGAAGACTGCATGCAGGCCCTCAGCGGCCAGATCTTCATGGGCATGGTGTCCTCCCAGTACCAGGCCCGGCTGGACATCGTGCGCCTCATTGATGGGCTGGTCAATGCCTGCATCCGCTTTGTCTACTTCTCTTTGGAGGATGAGCTGAAAAGCAAG GTGTTTGCAGAAAAAATGGGCCTGGAGACAGGCTGGAACTGCCACATCTCCCTCACGCCCACTGGTGACATGCCTGGCTCTGAGATCCCCCCTTCTAGCCCCAGCCATGCAGGCTCCCTGCATGATGACCTGAATCAGG TGTCTCGAGATGATGCAGAAGGTCTCCTCCTCATGGAGGAGGAGGGCCACTCGGACCTCATCAGCTTCCAGCCTACGGACAGCGACATCCCCAGCTTCCTGGAGGACTCCAACCGG GCCAAGCTACCCCGGGGTATCCACCAAGTGCGGCCCCACCTGCAGAACATTGACAACGTGCCCCTGCTAGTGCCCCTCTTCACCGACTGCACCCCGGAGA CCATGTGTGAGATGATAAAGATCATGCAAGAGTACGGGGAGGTGACCTGTTGCCTGGGCAGCTCTGCCAACCTGCGGAATAGCTGCCTCTTCCTCCAGAGCGACATCAG CATTGCCCTGGATCCTCTGTACCCATCCCGTTGCTCCTGGGAGACCTTCGGCTACGCCACCAGCACCAGCATGGCCCAGGCCTCGGATGGCCTTTCTCCCCTGCAGCTGTCGGGGCAGCTCAATAGCCTGCCCTGCTCCCTGACCTTTCGCCAGGAGGAGACTATTAGCATCATCCGGCTCATTGAACAG GCTCGGCACGCCACCTATGGCATCCGTAAGTGCTTCCTCTTCTTGCTGCAGTGCCAGCTGACTCTCGTGGTTATCCAG TTCCTTTCTTGCTTGGTCCAGCTGCCACCACTCCTGAGTACTACTGACATCCTGTGGCTGTCCTGCTTTTGCTACCCTCTGCTCAG CATCTCACTGCTGGGGAAGCCCCCCCATAGCTCCATCATGTCTATGGCAACAGGGAAAAACCTTCAGTCCATTCCTAAGAAG ACTCAGCACTACTTCCTGCTCTGCTTCCTACTCAAGTTCAGCCTCACCATCAGCTCATGCCTCATCTGTTTTGGCTTCACGCTGCAGAGCTTCTGTGACAGCTCCCGGGCCCACAACCTTACCAACTGCTCATCCATCATGCTGCCCAG CAACAACGACAGGGCTCCATCCTGGTTTGAGGACTTTGCCAACGGACTGCTGTCGGCTCAGAAGCTCACGGCCGCCCTGATTGTCCTGCACACTG TCTTCATTTCTATCACCCACGTGCATCGCACCAAGCCCCTGTGGAGAAAGAGCCCCTTGACCAACCTCTGGTGGGCCGTGACAGTGCCTGTGGT GCTGCTGGGTCAGGTGGTCCAGACAGCTGTGGACCTGCAGCTGTGGACACACAGGGACAGCCATGTCCACTTTGGCCTGGAGGATGTGCCCCTGCTGACATGGCTCCTGGGCTGCCTGTCCCTGGTCCTTGTGGTGGTCACCAATGAGGTCGTGAAGCTACATGAGATTCG GGTCCGAGTCCGCTACCAGAAGCGACAGAAGCTGCAGTTTGAAACTAAGCTGGGCATGAACTCTCCCTTCTGA
- the TMEM94 gene encoding transmembrane protein 94 isoform X32, whose translation MALSRPVTALDNERFTVQSVMLHYAVPVVLAGFLITNALRFIFSAPGLTSWQYTLLQLQVNGVLPILPLLFPVLWVLATACGEARVLAQMSKASPSSLLAKFSEDTLSSYTEAVSSQEMLRCIWGHFLRVLRGTSPTLSHSSSLLHSLGSVTVLCCVDKQGILSWPNPSPETVLFFSGKVEPPHSSHEDLTDGLSTRSFCHPEPHERDALLAGSLNNTLHLSNEQERGDWPGETPKPSEPYSYHKVHSRSKHPSGSNVSFSRDTEGGEEEPSKTQPGMEGDPYEAEDFVCDYHLEMLSLSQDQQNPSCIQFDDSNWQLHLTSLKPLGLNVLLNLCNASVTERLCRFSDHLCNIALQESHSAVLPVHVPWGLCELARLIGFTPGAKELFKQENHLALYRLPSAETVKETSLGRLSCVTKRRPPLSHMISLFIKDTTTSTEQMLSHGTADVVLEACTDFWDGADIYPLSGSDRKKVLDFYQRACLSGYCSAFAYKPMNCALSSQLNGKCIELVQVPGQSSIFTTCELPSTIPIKQNARRSSWSSDGIGEVLEKEDCMQALSGQIFMGMVSSQYQARLDIVRLIDGLVNACIRFVYFSLEDELKSKVFAEKMGLETGWNCHISLTPTGDMPGSEIPPSSPSHAGSLHDDLNQVSRDDAEGLLLMEEEGHSDLISFQPTDSDIPSFLEDSNRAKLPRGIHQVRPHLQNIDNVPLLVPLFTDCTPETMCEMIKIMQEYGEVTCCLGSSANLRNSCLFLQSDISIALDPLYPSRCSWETFGYATSTSMAQASDGLSPLQLSGQLNSLPCSLTFRQEETISIIRLIEQARHATYGIRKCFLFLLQCQLTLVVIQFLSCLVQLPPLLSTTDILWLSCFCYPLLSISLLGKPPHSSIMSMATGKNLQSIPKKTQHYFLLCFLLKFSLTISSCLICFGFTLQSFCDSSRAHNLTNCSSIMLPSNNDRAPSWFEDFANGLLSAQKLTAALIVLHTVFISITHVHRTKPLWRKSPLTNLWWAVTVPVVLLGQVVQTAVDLQLWTHRDSHVHFGLEDVPLLTWLLGCLSLVLVVVTNEVVKLHEIRVRVRYQKRQKLQFETKLGMNSPF comes from the exons GCTGGCTTCCTCATCACCAATGCCCTGCGCTTCATCTTCAGTGCCCCGGGGCTCACTTCCTGGCAGTACACCCTCCTCCAGCTCCAG GTGAATGGTGTCCTGCCCATCCTCCCCCTGCTCTTTCCAGTCCTCTGGGTTCTGGCAACTGCCTGTGGAGAGGCCCGTGTCCTGGCCCAGATGAGCAAGGCCTCGCCCAGCTCCCTG CTGGCTAAGTTCTCAGAGGACACTCTCAGCAGCTATACGGAGGCCGTCTCCTCTCAG GAAATGCTGCGCTGCATTTGGGGCCACTTCCTGAGGGTGCTCCGGGGAACGTCACCCACTCTGAGCCACAGTTCCAGCCTGCTGCACAGCCTAGGCTCTGTCACG GTCCTGTGCTGTGTGGACAAACAGGGGATCCTGTCATGGCCAAATCCCAGCCCAGAGACTGTGCTATTCTTTAGTGGGAAGGTGGAGCCCCCTCACAGCAGCCACGAGGACCTCACGGATGGCCTGTCCACCCGTTCCTTCTGCCATCCCGAG CCCCATGAACGAGACGCCCTCCTGGCTGGCTCCCTGAACAACACCCTGCACCTTTCCAATGAGCAGGAGCGCGGTGACTGGCCTGGGGAGACTCCCAAGCCCTCTGAGCCCTATTCTTACCACAAAGTGCACAGCCGCAGCAAACACCCATCCGGCTCCAACGTGAGCTTCAGCAGGGACACCGAGGGTGGTGAAGAAGAGCCCAGCAAG ACCCAGCCTGGGATGGAGGGCGACCCCTATGAAGCAGAGGACTTTGTGTGCGACTACCACCTGGAAATGCTGAGCCTGTCCCAGGACCAGCAGAACCCTTCCTGCATTCAGTTTGATGACTCCAACTGGCAGCTGCACCTCACGTCCCTCAAACCCCTCGGCCTCAATGTGCTGCTGAACCTGTGTAACGCCAGCGTCACCGAGCGACTGTGCCGGTTCTCCGACCACCTGTGCAACATCGCCCTGCAAGAGAGCCACAGTGCTGTGCTGCCCGTGCATGTGCCCTGGGGCCTCTGCGAGCTCGCCCGCCTCATTG GCTTCACTCCTGGGGCCAAGGAACTCTTCAAGCAGGAAAACCACTTGGCACTGTACCGCCTCCCCAGTGCCGAGACAGTGAAGGAGACCTCGCTGGGGCGGCTCTCCTGTGTTACCAAGCGGCGCCCTCCCCTCAGCCACATGATCAGCCTCTTCATTAAAGACACCACCACCA GCACAGAACAGATGCTGTCCCATGGCACTGCTGACGTGGTCTTGGAGGCCTGCACAGACTTCTGGGATGGAGCTGACATCTATCCTCTCTCGGGATCAGACAG AAAGAAAGTGCTGGATTTCTACCAGCGAGCCTGCCTGTCTGGGTATTGCTCCGCCTTCGCCTACAAGCCCATGAACTGTGCCCTGTCCTCTCAGCTCAATGGCAAGTGCATTGAGCTGGTACAGGTGCCCGGCCAGAGCAGCATCTTCACTACGTGCGAGCTGCCCAGCACCATCCCCATCAAGCAGAATGCACGCCGAAGCAGCTGGAGCTCTGATG GGATCGGGGAGGTGCTGGAGAAGGAAGACTGCATGCAGGCCCTCAGCGGCCAGATCTTCATGGGCATGGTGTCCTCCCAGTACCAGGCCCGGCTGGACATCGTGCGCCTCATTGATGGGCTGGTCAATGCCTGCATCCGCTTTGTCTACTTCTCTTTGGAGGATGAGCTGAAAAGCAAG GTGTTTGCAGAAAAAATGGGCCTGGAGACAGGCTGGAACTGCCACATCTCCCTCACGCCCACTGGTGACATGCCTGGCTCTGAGATCCCCCCTTCTAGCCCCAGCCATGCAGGCTCCCTGCATGATGACCTGAATCAGG TGTCTCGAGATGATGCAGAAGGTCTCCTCCTCATGGAGGAGGAGGGCCACTCGGACCTCATCAGCTTCCAGCCTACGGACAGCGACATCCCCAGCTTCCTGGAGGACTCCAACCGG GCCAAGCTACCCCGGGGTATCCACCAAGTGCGGCCCCACCTGCAGAACATTGACAACGTGCCCCTGCTAGTGCCCCTCTTCACCGACTGCACCCCGGAGA CCATGTGTGAGATGATAAAGATCATGCAAGAGTACGGGGAGGTGACCTGTTGCCTGGGCAGCTCTGCCAACCTGCGGAATAGCTGCCTCTTCCTCCAGAGCGACATCAG CATTGCCCTGGATCCTCTGTACCCATCCCGTTGCTCCTGGGAGACCTTCGGCTACGCCACCAGCACCAGCATGGCCCAGGCCTCGGATGGCCTTTCTCCCCTGCAGCTGTCGGGGCAGCTCAATAGCCTGCCCTGCTCCCTGACCTTTCGCCAGGAGGAGACTATTAGCATCATCCGGCTCATTGAACAG GCTCGGCACGCCACCTATGGCATCCGTAAGTGCTTCCTCTTCTTGCTGCAGTGCCAGCTGACTCTCGTGGTTATCCAG TTCCTTTCTTGCTTGGTCCAGCTGCCACCACTCCTGAGTACTACTGACATCCTGTGGCTGTCCTGCTTTTGCTACCCTCTGCTCAG CATCTCACTGCTGGGGAAGCCCCCCCATAGCTCCATCATGTCTATGGCAACAGGGAAAAACCTTCAGTCCATTCCTAAGAAG ACTCAGCACTACTTCCTGCTCTGCTTCCTACTCAAGTTCAGCCTCACCATCAGCTCATGCCTCATCTGTTTTGGCTTCACGCTGCAGAGCTTCTGTGACAGCTCCCGGGCCCACAACCTTACCAACTGCTCATCCATCATGCTGCCCAG CAACAACGACAGGGCTCCATCCTGGTTTGAGGACTTTGCCAACGGACTGCTGTCGGCTCAGAAGCTCACGGCCGCCCTGATTGTCCTGCACACTG TCTTCATTTCTATCACCCACGTGCATCGCACCAAGCCCCTGTGGAGAAAGAGCCCCTTGACCAACCTCTGGTGGGCCGTGACAGTGCCTGTGGT GCTGCTGGGTCAGGTGGTCCAGACAGCTGTGGACCTGCAGCTGTGGACACACAGGGACAGCCATGTCCACTTTGGCCTGGAGGATGTGCCCCTGCTGACATGGCTCCTGGGCTGCCTGTCCCTGGTCCTTGTGGTGGTCACCAATGAGGTCGTGAAGCTACATGAGATTCG GGTCCGAGTCCGCTACCAGAAGCGACAGAAGCTGCAGTTTGAAACTAAGCTGGGCATGAACTCTCCCTTCTGA